One genomic segment of Catalinimonas alkaloidigena includes these proteins:
- a CDS encoding sulfatase, whose amino-acid sequence MGNSLIRCLLLPIMLFDLACQPDHKDYEQREMPPNMLLIVSEDHGPHLSCYGDTIISTPHLDQIAQEGVLFENAYVAQSVCSPSRSSILTGLYPHQNGQLGLATQGYHMLSDVENIYSLLKEVGYQTGMIGKLHVNPESSFPIDYHPITASNFSKKELGRYAAYADTMMRTSEKPFFLMVNLPEAHYPWQNSVDGYPEDPILPEDVTPFAYIGFDNERIRNVTASYYNCLLRLDKCIGELMEALEHSGKEENTLVIYLSDHGDEMARGKFDVYEASTKVPFLVKWPGKIKPGRSSGALISSVDIVPTILDVVGLTIPEKVSGKSLIPLFEDTETDFREYLFTEYNCDPILYFPRRAVRDHQYKLIYSLLQDRKNESALAYTENRSEALDGSPTREEIESAPDSIQEVYSRWINSPEIQLFDLINDPWEFRDLADDTAYVEVKERLLQALKQWQEATDDPLRDNLKLEQLSQEHDTVYSYGFKDDWEYPRYLYHSQ is encoded by the coding sequence ATGGGAAACTCTTTGATTCGTTGTCTTCTGCTACCCATTATGCTGTTTGACCTGGCCTGTCAGCCCGATCATAAAGATTATGAGCAAAGGGAGATGCCGCCTAATATGCTGCTCATCGTATCAGAAGATCATGGTCCTCATCTCTCATGCTATGGAGATACCATTATTAGTACGCCTCATCTGGATCAGATAGCGCAAGAGGGGGTGTTATTTGAGAATGCTTATGTCGCACAGTCGGTTTGCAGCCCTTCTCGCAGTAGTATCCTGACCGGCTTATATCCTCATCAGAACGGACAACTGGGTCTGGCAACCCAGGGTTATCATATGCTTAGTGATGTTGAAAATATATATAGCTTATTAAAGGAAGTCGGATACCAGACAGGAATGATCGGTAAGCTTCATGTTAATCCCGAAAGCAGCTTTCCAATAGATTATCACCCTATTACAGCCTCAAATTTCTCCAAGAAAGAGTTGGGGCGCTATGCCGCCTATGCTGATACTATGATGCGGACTTCGGAGAAACCTTTTTTCCTGATGGTCAATTTGCCGGAAGCGCATTATCCCTGGCAAAATTCTGTAGATGGATATCCAGAAGATCCCATATTGCCTGAGGATGTTACGCCCTTTGCCTATATAGGGTTTGATAATGAAAGAATACGTAATGTCACGGCCAGCTATTATAATTGTTTACTGAGGCTGGACAAGTGCATAGGTGAATTGATGGAAGCACTGGAGCATTCTGGCAAAGAAGAAAATACACTGGTGATTTATTTGTCAGATCATGGCGATGAAATGGCCAGAGGAAAATTTGATGTGTACGAAGCTTCTACCAAAGTGCCGTTCCTGGTGAAGTGGCCCGGAAAAATAAAGCCGGGCAGGTCGAGTGGTGCATTGATTTCTTCTGTGGATATAGTACCTACCATACTTGATGTAGTTGGCTTAACTATACCGGAAAAGGTAAGTGGAAAAAGCCTGATCCCACTCTTTGAAGACACTGAAACAGACTTCAGAGAATACCTTTTCACTGAATATAATTGTGACCCTATTCTCTATTTCCCACGCAGAGCGGTGCGTGACCATCAGTACAAATTGATCTATAGCCTACTGCAGGATAGAAAAAATGAAAGCGCATTGGCTTATACTGAAAACCGTTCTGAAGCCCTGGATGGCTCTCCTACACGGGAAGAAATAGAAAGCGCGCCAGACTCCATACAGGAAGTTTACAGCCGCTGGATAAACTCACCGGAAATACAGTTGTTTGACTTGATCAATGACCCCTGGGAATTTCGTGACCTTGCTGACGATACAGCTTATGTAGAAGTTAAAGAGAGGCTTTTGCAAGCGCTGAAGCAATGGCAAGAGGCTACAGATGACCCTCTGAGAGATAATCTAAAGCTGGAACAGCTAAGTCAGGAGCATGATACTGTTTATTCCTATGGATTCAAGGATGACTGGGAGTACCCTCGCTATCTTTACCATTCCCAATGA
- a CDS encoding RagB/SusD family nutrient uptake outer membrane protein produces MNKKTIIISIYSLFLLLISHACTDDLSLTPISQISNTSFWQSEEEAFAGLNGMYARMRTQVNNIFVWGEARSENWVQNFGFDPSVNFYAYTNALSSANPGPNWTSLYSVVHDANLIIKYVPEIAFSSESEKNNIIAQAYTMRAYLYYIMTRTWGDVMLVTEPTEGFNPEEIYKERADQSVVFDLIKSDLEMAISLYSDDSYAEGRIMWSRPAANALKADVFLWTGKRLGGGDADFNEALSALEEIENSEVELLSDFGSIFEIDNNGNNEILMSVHFEEGESSVRTVLGGVTALAAPTYPNTAQEVIDKITPYSGKSAYWQVSSIVTEEFDEDDLRKESSVIEVYETTEAGTSLLYNIDQKWPGQIIGSTRNMYDDYIIYRYADVILMRAEAKNALGQDPSEEINLIRQRAYGDAFSEHVFVSASQEFNDEVILKERLLEFLNEGKYWWDLLRFGKAQELVPGLEGEDENALLYPIGSDILSLEPLIQQNPGY; encoded by the coding sequence ATGAATAAGAAGACGATCATAATCTCAATATATAGCTTATTTCTGTTATTGATTTCGCATGCCTGTACCGATGATTTGTCCTTAACCCCCATAAGTCAAATCAGTAATACCTCATTCTGGCAATCAGAGGAAGAAGCATTTGCGGGCTTAAACGGTATGTATGCCCGAATGAGAACACAGGTGAATAATATTTTTGTGTGGGGAGAAGCAAGGAGTGAAAATTGGGTGCAAAACTTTGGTTTTGACCCATCCGTAAATTTCTACGCTTATACCAATGCGCTCAGCAGTGCTAATCCCGGACCCAATTGGACCTCCCTCTATTCTGTGGTGCATGATGCGAATCTGATTATTAAATATGTACCGGAAATAGCGTTTAGCAGTGAGTCTGAAAAAAATAACATCATTGCACAGGCTTACACTATGCGTGCGTATCTGTACTACATCATGACAAGAACCTGGGGAGATGTTATGCTGGTAACCGAGCCGACAGAAGGTTTTAACCCTGAGGAGATTTATAAAGAACGTGCGGACCAAAGCGTAGTTTTTGACCTGATAAAATCAGATCTTGAAATGGCAATAAGTTTATATTCTGATGATTCTTATGCTGAAGGCCGGATTATGTGGTCAAGACCCGCTGCCAATGCGCTCAAAGCGGATGTTTTTCTGTGGACTGGCAAAAGATTAGGGGGAGGTGATGCTGACTTCAATGAAGCCCTTTCTGCGCTGGAAGAAATTGAAAATAGTGAAGTAGAATTGCTAAGTGACTTCGGAAGTATTTTTGAGATTGACAACAATGGGAATAATGAAATCCTGATGAGTGTCCACTTTGAGGAAGGAGAGTCGTCAGTACGCACCGTATTAGGGGGAGTCACTGCCCTGGCCGCGCCAACATATCCCAATACTGCACAGGAAGTCATTGACAAAATTACACCCTATAGTGGCAAATCTGCCTATTGGCAAGTGTCATCAATAGTTACAGAAGAATTTGATGAAGATGACTTGAGAAAAGAAAGCTCTGTTATAGAAGTATATGAAACCACTGAGGCGGGTACAAGCCTGCTGTATAATATAGATCAGAAATGGCCCGGACAGATTATTGGAAGTACGCGTAATATGTATGACGATTATATTATCTACCGTTATGCCGATGTTATTCTTATGAGGGCCGAAGCTAAAAACGCACTGGGGCAGGACCCTTCAGAAGAGATCAACTTGATACGACAAAGAGCTTATGGAGATGCTTTCTCAGAACATGTATTTGTGAGTGCTTCGCAGGAATTTAATGATGAGGTTATTTTAAAGGAAAGGCTACTGGAGTTTTTAAATGAAGGTAAATACTGGTGGGATCTGCTAAGGTTTGGTAAGGCACAGGAGTTGGTTCCCGGATTGGAAGGAGAAGATGAAAACGCTTTGCTTTATCCCATTGGGTCAGATATTCTAAGCTTAGAACCCCTGATTCAACAAAATCCCGGATATTAA
- a CDS encoding SusC/RagA family TonB-linked outer membrane protein has product MKRNLLQNYQWWPIMQRYKSLLVLMLITTFSAYAQDNIVTGTVTSAEGETLPGVNVLVSGSDQGTITNIDGEYRIQAAPDATLVFSFVGYLSEEEMINQRSVVDVVLIPDIQQLGEVVVIGYGEQSRETLTSSVSKLDNNVLENVSYANTASALQGNIPGLRVQSVSGQPGASPRIILRGGTSINNPDGSTPLYVVNGVIRDDIDYINPNDIESIQVLKDAASTAIYGARASNGVVIVETKSGEAGQISVDYNYRLTQSEVGKTYDLASPSDFVYYMRLGIAASGERSPSVLNFLTQANAGGIGNDLTNDTRFTTMLLSAENEYLLDLPADQWGAVWETIQDPLDPSQTLIFKGMDFQETIFKRAYSNDHSLNISGGSEQANFNLGLGYLDNEGTTINTDFRRLTVNLDGVINVTDRLSFNGGIVYANIQDTQVPNTGVVFKNNINTAQTSKYQYEDGSLAPGRLFTNGNPAYYISRYDSKRERDNYMIFAGAEWELLPGLSFKPKISMVNDNFYNRNFLMAYENGVGTYVENRQASVTQTTSHQYQADAVFQYYKNFGLHDVDAVGGYSYYNYLNRYTSASGRYAATDLIPTLNASATPWAVGGEETEQLLYGYFGRINYNYDLKYLLTLSARYDGASNLGEDKWGFFPGISAGWNIHRENFWNQNAFLLTTLKLRASYGVNGNISGLGPYEAQGQYSVGDRYYGGAAIYNSSLANRDLQWERSKTLNFGVDFGLFNDRVTGIVDVYSRITENLLTNQALPSSTGFSSILTNLGSLENKGLEVSLAVQVLPLESEFQWNLSLNAGYVNTEIVELPENGQENNRIGGILVWDEDAGDYLYKGGLQEGGQIGDLYGYVQESIYATDEEALAGPVDMLVIGDDKTKGGGDVNWKDIDGNGIIDETDRVYMGNIYPDWTGGIRNNFNYKNLGLTIALDYTLGHTIYNETAARVLGNFSGQNAIGADITRSWEEQGDVTDIPRYYWADQNQKQNLRRGNSRFYQSGDFLCIREVSLVYSLPQEISERLRMSNVRFNLTANNLHYFTNFGGLNPEEGGTDNGRYPNPRNITFGVKISPSL; this is encoded by the coding sequence ATGAAAAGGAACCTTCTACAAAATTATCAATGGTGGCCAATCATGCAGAGGTACAAGTCTCTCTTAGTGCTTATGTTGATAACCACATTTTCTGCTTACGCCCAGGATAACATAGTTACGGGTACAGTTACCTCCGCTGAAGGAGAAACTTTACCAGGTGTCAATGTTCTTGTCTCAGGCAGTGATCAGGGAACCATCACCAATATCGATGGGGAATACCGGATTCAGGCTGCTCCTGATGCTACTTTAGTTTTTTCATTTGTGGGATATTTGAGTGAAGAAGAAATGATAAATCAGCGAAGTGTGGTAGACGTGGTCCTTATCCCGGATATTCAGCAGCTAGGTGAAGTCGTTGTAATCGGCTACGGAGAGCAATCCCGTGAAACGCTGACCTCATCTGTAAGTAAACTGGATAACAATGTGCTGGAAAATGTTTCATATGCGAATACAGCTTCTGCACTTCAGGGTAACATTCCCGGTTTGAGGGTACAGAGTGTTTCCGGCCAGCCCGGAGCAAGTCCAAGAATAATATTAAGAGGGGGTACATCAATCAATAATCCAGATGGTTCTACTCCTTTATATGTTGTGAATGGAGTGATCAGAGATGATATAGATTATATCAACCCAAATGACATAGAGTCAATTCAGGTACTAAAGGATGCTGCTTCTACTGCTATCTATGGCGCCAGAGCTTCAAATGGTGTCGTAATCGTAGAAACTAAATCCGGAGAAGCAGGTCAGATCAGCGTGGACTACAATTACAGACTTACGCAGTCAGAAGTAGGTAAAACGTATGATTTAGCCAGCCCCAGTGACTTTGTGTATTATATGCGATTAGGAATCGCTGCCAGTGGAGAAAGATCTCCCAGTGTACTTAACTTCTTAACTCAGGCCAATGCGGGGGGGATAGGTAACGACCTTACCAATGATACCCGCTTTACTACCATGTTACTCTCTGCGGAAAATGAATACCTGCTGGATCTGCCGGCCGATCAGTGGGGTGCGGTGTGGGAAACTATACAGGACCCCTTAGATCCTTCTCAGACGCTTATATTTAAGGGAATGGATTTTCAGGAGACCATTTTTAAGCGTGCTTACTCCAACGATCATAGCTTAAATATATCAGGTGGTTCTGAACAGGCGAATTTCAATCTCGGCTTAGGATACCTGGACAATGAAGGAACCACCATCAATACAGATTTTAGGAGACTAACTGTCAACCTGGATGGAGTGATCAATGTTACGGACAGGCTGAGTTTTAATGGAGGGATCGTATACGCGAATATCCAGGATACGCAGGTGCCTAATACCGGAGTCGTATTCAAAAATAATATCAATACTGCTCAAACCTCCAAATATCAATATGAAGATGGGTCACTGGCCCCTGGCAGGCTTTTTACCAATGGAAATCCAGCCTACTACATCAGCAGGTATGACTCCAAGCGAGAGCGTGACAACTACATGATTTTCGCCGGTGCGGAATGGGAACTTTTACCCGGACTCTCATTCAAGCCAAAAATTTCCATGGTAAATGATAACTTCTATAACAGAAACTTTTTAATGGCTTATGAAAATGGCGTGGGTACCTATGTGGAAAACCGTCAGGCTTCTGTCACGCAGACCACTTCACACCAATATCAGGCGGATGCGGTATTCCAATATTATAAAAATTTTGGCTTACACGATGTAGATGCCGTAGGTGGATATTCTTACTATAATTACCTGAACAGATATACTTCAGCATCAGGTAGGTATGCGGCAACTGATCTTATTCCTACCTTGAACGCTTCGGCTACTCCCTGGGCAGTAGGTGGTGAAGAGACAGAGCAACTTCTGTATGGATACTTCGGAAGGATAAACTACAATTATGACCTCAAATATCTGCTCACATTGAGTGCCCGTTATGATGGAGCTTCTAATCTGGGAGAAGACAAATGGGGGTTCTTTCCCGGCATATCTGCTGGCTGGAATATTCACCGTGAGAACTTCTGGAATCAGAATGCTTTTCTGCTAACCACACTTAAATTAAGAGCAAGCTATGGTGTTAATGGTAATATCAGTGGGTTAGGGCCATACGAAGCACAAGGTCAGTATTCTGTGGGAGACAGATATTATGGAGGGGCTGCCATCTACAATTCGAGTCTCGCCAACAGGGACCTGCAGTGGGAGCGCTCTAAAACCTTAAATTTTGGGGTGGATTTTGGCTTGTTTAACGATAGAGTGACCGGTATTGTGGATGTATACAGTAGAATAACTGAAAATCTGTTGACAAATCAGGCCCTCCCCAGTAGTACCGGTTTCTCCAGCATCCTTACCAATCTGGGAAGCCTTGAAAATAAAGGATTGGAGGTCTCTTTAGCGGTACAGGTATTACCTCTGGAATCAGAGTTTCAATGGAACCTCTCCCTGAATGCAGGTTATGTAAATACCGAAATAGTAGAGCTTCCGGAAAACGGACAGGAGAACAACAGGATTGGTGGTATACTGGTATGGGACGAAGATGCTGGTGACTATCTGTACAAAGGAGGATTGCAGGAAGGAGGGCAGATAGGAGACTTGTATGGTTATGTGCAGGAGAGTATTTATGCTACAGATGAAGAAGCCCTGGCCGGACCGGTAGATATGCTTGTGATCGGAGATGATAAAACCAAAGGAGGCGGAGATGTAAACTGGAAAGATATAGACGGAAATGGCATCATTGACGAAACAGATCGAGTTTATATGGGGAATATATATCCCGATTGGACCGGAGGTATACGTAATAACTTTAATTACAAGAATCTGGGGCTGACCATCGCTTTGGATTATACGCTGGGGCACACCATTTATAACGAAACTGCCGCCCGAGTGCTAGGTAATTTTAGTGGACAGAATGCTATTGGTGCGGATATAACCCGCTCCTGGGAGGAGCAAGGAGATGTAACTGATATACCAAGATATTATTGGGCTGATCAGAACCAGAAGCAAAATTTGAGGAGAGGTAACTCTAGGTTTTATCAGTCCGGAGATTTTCTCTGCATCCGTGAAGTTTCGCTGGTGTATAGCCTGCCTCAGGAAATATCCGAAAGACTCAGAATGAGTAATGTGCGCTTTAACCTCACCGCCAATAACTTACACTATTTTACAAACTTCGGCGGTTTGAATCCTGAAGAGGGTGGTACAGATAATGGTAGGTATCCAAACCCCAGAAATATCACTTTCGGTGTGAAAATCTCTCCCTCATTATAA
- a CDS encoding SDR family oxidoreductase — translation MKDFFGLKNKDIWVFGGAGYLGQSIVSFLHDMEAKVLCIDLEDRALNFVQQASLEGKVSTASLDVRNISACKDFIDKQLEQRGTPFGLVNLTFTSTSKKLEELTEKDVDDSNHGGLTATLLIARQVGSAMAIEKRGSIVLFSSMYGIVSPKPDIYEAPMVKNPIEYGIGKAGVIQMTRYLAVHWGNMNVRCNCISPGPFPNPTVQKNNPLFTAKLAQQSPLGRIGQAHEMSGSVAYLLSDLSSYVSGHNLIVDGGWTSC, via the coding sequence ATGAAAGATTTCTTCGGATTAAAGAATAAAGACATCTGGGTATTTGGAGGAGCCGGTTATCTGGGTCAGTCCATTGTAAGCTTTCTACATGATATGGAAGCTAAGGTCTTATGTATTGATCTTGAAGATCGAGCTTTGAATTTTGTACAACAAGCATCATTGGAGGGCAAAGTAAGTACTGCCAGTCTGGATGTACGTAACATCAGCGCATGCAAAGACTTTATTGACAAACAACTTGAGCAGAGGGGAACACCTTTTGGCCTGGTCAATCTCACTTTCACTTCCACTTCTAAAAAATTGGAAGAACTCACTGAAAAGGACGTTGATGATTCAAATCACGGTGGCTTGACTGCTACCTTATTGATTGCCAGACAAGTGGGTAGCGCTATGGCCATAGAAAAAAGAGGAAGTATCGTCCTCTTTTCCAGTATGTATGGCATTGTTTCTCCTAAGCCTGACATTTATGAAGCCCCCATGGTAAAAAACCCCATAGAGTATGGAATAGGAAAAGCAGGGGTTATTCAAATGACGCGCTACCTGGCAGTACACTGGGGCAACATGAACGTTAGGTGCAACTGCATTTCACCGGGCCCCTTTCCCAATCCTACAGTACAAAAAAACAACCCTTTATTTACCGCAAAGCTGGCGCAACAATCCCCTTTAGGCCGCATAGGACAGGCTCACGAAATGTCCGGGTCCGTGGCGTATTTACTCTCCGATTTATCATCCTATGTAAGCGGACATAACCTGATCGTGGATGGAGGGTGGACCTCCTGCTAG
- a CDS encoding sialidase family protein: protein MKVKRLISDEQDGAEHRLSLEVPTRLFDGEKCWAHPRAGIIPLTEKKSNPRVVMTMNTLDLSGSDVFKGMFGMHTDDLGKFWTPPQHLVSLAPRYENIDGVQHPVAASDFWPGYHATTKTLLGTGHTIVYTPEWEIRNPRPRHTAYAIYEPDNNQWSAWKKLIMPDDEKFMSAGAGCVQRYDEADGNILLPIYFKPKQSNSRVTVVRCSFDGKELRHLEHGNELSIQDESRGLHEPSITRFNGVYYLTIRNDNRGYVSISEDGLHYEPIQEWKFDDGSGLGNYNTQQHWVSHSDGLFLLYTRKGANNDHVFRHRAPLFMAQVDPEKLCVIRNTEQVLVPERGARLGNFGVTDVSPDETWVTVAEWMQPQGVEKYGSDGSVYVARIHWKNPNLNFKTG from the coding sequence TTGAAAGTTAAGAGATTAATTTCTGATGAACAGGATGGGGCTGAACACCGCTTGTCTTTAGAGGTCCCCACCCGCTTGTTTGATGGAGAGAAATGCTGGGCACATCCCAGGGCAGGGATTATTCCACTTACAGAGAAAAAAAGTAATCCACGGGTGGTCATGACCATGAATACGCTAGACCTCAGCGGTAGTGATGTCTTTAAAGGTATGTTTGGGATGCATACTGATGATCTGGGTAAATTCTGGACGCCCCCCCAACATTTGGTAAGCCTGGCCCCTCGCTATGAAAATATTGATGGAGTACAGCATCCGGTCGCTGCCAGCGATTTCTGGCCGGGATATCATGCTACTACCAAAACACTATTAGGTACGGGGCACACCATTGTCTACACCCCTGAGTGGGAGATCAGAAACCCTCGCCCCAGGCATACCGCCTATGCTATTTATGAGCCTGACAATAATCAGTGGTCAGCTTGGAAGAAGCTTATAATGCCCGATGATGAAAAGTTTATGAGCGCAGGTGCAGGTTGTGTTCAGCGCTACGATGAGGCAGATGGCAATATACTGCTTCCAATCTACTTTAAGCCTAAGCAGTCAAATTCCAGGGTAACAGTAGTCCGATGTAGTTTTGATGGAAAGGAACTCCGGCATCTGGAACACGGCAATGAACTCAGTATTCAGGATGAGAGCCGTGGCTTGCATGAACCTTCTATCACACGCTTCAATGGTGTGTATTACCTCACCATCCGCAATGACAATCGTGGGTACGTAAGCATAAGTGAGGATGGCCTGCATTATGAACCGATTCAGGAGTGGAAATTTGATGATGGCTCAGGATTGGGCAATTACAATACGCAGCAGCACTGGGTATCGCATAGTGATGGACTTTTTCTGCTTTATACCCGCAAAGGTGCCAATAACGATCATGTCTTTCGACATAGAGCCCCCTTATTTATGGCGCAGGTAGATCCTGAAAAATTGTGTGTCATTCGTAACACAGAGCAGGTACTGGTACCTGAAAGAGGAGCACGCCTGGGTAATTTTGGCGTGACAGATGTCAGCCCCGATGAAACATGGGTCACGGTAGCTGAATGGATGCAACCTCAGGGAGTAGAAAAGTACGGTAGTGATGGTAGTGTATACGTAGCCCGAATTCACTGGAAGAACCCAAATCTGAATTTTAAAACAGGCTGA
- a CDS encoding acyltransferase, producing MSQKPPTQNAELGPDCEIAPNVQLGYQYKGWKKPAKIGELSRVHSGTVIYADTQIGSRFTCGHNVVIRAACDIGDRVVILHGTTLEGKITIGKGVKIMAHVYIPSGTVIGSMTFIGPGVNFLNAMLPMRAPGVSGPQIGRQVVIGGGVTIGPGVKVGDNVFIGAGATVLKDIPPNSLAYGTPASYKPLPEKFGKRNDPAQIFAGLDLWHPQEDDGSWKEEDFPGKEEWLKDQNL from the coding sequence ATGAGCCAAAAACCACCTACTCAAAATGCCGAGCTGGGCCCTGATTGTGAAATCGCTCCCAATGTACAACTAGGGTATCAGTACAAAGGCTGGAAAAAGCCCGCTAAAATTGGTGAACTAAGCAGGGTACATTCCGGTACTGTGATTTACGCTGATACGCAAATTGGTTCCAGGTTTACCTGTGGACATAATGTAGTCATCCGGGCAGCTTGTGATATTGGAGACAGGGTAGTGATATTGCATGGAACCACCCTGGAAGGTAAAATTACGATTGGCAAAGGCGTGAAAATTATGGCTCATGTTTATATTCCAAGTGGTACTGTGATTGGCAGTATGACCTTTATCGGACCTGGTGTCAACTTTTTGAACGCCATGCTCCCCATGCGTGCTCCCGGGGTATCAGGTCCCCAAATAGGCAGGCAGGTCGTAATAGGAGGGGGAGTTACCATTGGTCCGGGTGTAAAGGTTGGAGACAATGTTTTTATTGGTGCGGGTGCTACTGTTTTGAAAGATATACCCCCCAACTCCCTGGCATACGGCACACCGGCCAGCTACAAGCCACTACCTGAAAAATTTGGAAAAAGGAATGATCCCGCTCAGATATTTGCCGGACTAGATTTATGGCATCCACAAGAAGATGATGGTAGCTGGAAAGAGGAAGACTTTCCCGGTAAAGAAGAATGGCTTAAAGACCAAAATTTATAA